ACCGCCGACCCGATGGAACGCGCCATCGGCGAGCTCGAACGCGTGGCCGAAGACCTGCAGAACGCCGTGCTGCGCATGCGCATGCAACCGGTGGGCAAACTGTTCTCGCGCTTCCCGCGCATCGTGCGCGATCTCGCCCGCCAGCTCGGCAAGGAGATCGAGCTGGTCACCGAAGGCGAAGAGACCGACATCGACCGCACCGTGGTGGAAGCGTTGGCCGATCCGCTGGTGCACCTGCTGCGCAACGCCGTGGACCACGGCATCGAGATGCCGGACGCCCGCCAGCGCGAAGGCAAGCCGCGCCAGGGTACCGTGCGCCTGGCCGCCGGCCAGTACGGCGACCGCATCGTCATCACCGTCACCGACGACGGCAAGGGCATGGATCCGGAAGTACTCCGTCGCAAGGCCGTGGAAAAAGGCCTGATGGATGCGGAACAGGCCGCGCGCCTGGACGAGCGCGAGTGCTACGAGATCGTGTTCCGTCCCGGTTTCTCCACGGCCAGCCAGGTGTCCGACATCTCCGGACGCGGCGTCGGCATGGACGTGGTCAAGACCAAGATCGTCGAACTCGGCGGCACGCTGTCGATCGACTCGCGGGTGGGACACGGCAGCACGGTACGTCTCTCCGTGCCGCTCACGCTGGCGATCCTGCGCGTACTGATGGTGCGCGTGGGCAACCGCCTGCTGTCGCTGCCGATGTCCAACGTGGCCGAGGTGTTCGAGTTGTCCGAAGGGCAGATCCAGCGCCTCGACGGACGCGTGGTCGCCAACCATCGCCAGCGCGCGCTGCCGCTGGCCGACCTCGGCCGCTGGGCCGGCGTGCAAGGGCAGGGCGGCCACGTGGTGGTGGTGCAGATCGGCCACCAGACGCTGGGTTGCCTCGTCGACGAAGTGCTCGGCCGCGAGGACGTGATGGCCAAGCCGCTCGGTCCGTTCCTGAAGGACGTGCCCGGCGTCGCCGGCGCGACCATCACCGGCGACGGCCGCATCTCGCTCGTGCTCGACCTGGCGGGGCTCGCCGACGACGGCGGCCAGGTGCTGCCCACGCTGAGGATGGCCGTCTGACATGGATATCGTGAGTCTCGTCGGCACGATCCTGGCCTTCGTGGTCATCATCGTGGGAACCATCCTCAAGGGCTCGAGCCTCGACGCCCTGTGGAATCCCGCCGCCTTCGTGATCGTGTTCCTGGGCACCTTCGCCGCATTGCTCGTGCAGACGCCCGGCCCGGTGCTCAAGCGCGCCCTCGGCATGCTGCCGTGGGTGTACAACCCGCCGGACATCGAGTCGGAAAACCTGGTCAGCCGCATCGTCGGCTGGAGCGAGATCTCGCGCCGCACGGGCCTGCTCGGCCTGGAGCCCGCGATCGAGCGCGAGACCGATCCGTTCATCCGCAAGGGCCTGCAACTGCTGGTCGACGGCACCGAGCCCGACGCCATGCGCTCGGTGCTCGAGGTGGAGGTGTATGCGCGCGAGCACACCGACATCGAAGCGGCGAAGGTCTTCGAGAACGCCGGTACGTATTCGCCCACCATGGGCATCATCGGCGCCGTGATGGGCCTGATGTCGGTGATGCAGAACCTCGCCGACCCGAGCAAGCTCGGCCACGGCATCGCCGCCGCCTTCGTCGCCACCATCTACGGCATCGGCCTGGCCAACCTGCTGGCGCTGCCGATGGCCTCGCGCCTGAAGGGCCTGGCGCGCAAGCGTTCGCAGATGCGCGAGATCCTCGTCGAGGGTCTGGTGTCCATCGCCCAGGGCGACAACCCGCGGCATATCGAGAGCAAGCTGCAAGGGTTCCTCTCGTGAAACGCCGGCACCACGAAGAACACGTCAACCACGAGCGCTGGGCCATTCCCTACGGCGACCTCATCACGTTGCTGCTCGCCCTGTTCGTGGTGATGTACGCCGTATCGGCGGTGAACGAAACCAAGTTTCGCGTGATGGCGCAGTCCATCAACGAGGCGTTCAACGGTACCGGCAAGGTCATCGAACCCATCAACGAGGCGACGCCCGCCACGCAGGTGCCGCTGCCGAACCAGTCGCGCTCGCCCACCGCCTCGCCCATCGCGAAGATCGACGTGCCCATCCCGCCGCGCAACCTGCCGCTGCCGGGCCACGAAGGCGCGGCCGCCGAGCATCAGGACGGCAAGCAGCGGCATGCGACGACGGCCGCCGACGATGCGAACGTGGCGGTAGGCAAGACCGAACAGAACAGCCTGAGCCAGATTTCCGACGAAGTGCAGCGCGCGATGAAGCCGCTGATCGACAAGAGCCTGGTGAGCGTCCGGCAGACGCCGGACTGGCTCGAGATCGAAGTGCGTACCGACATCCTTTTCCCCGTGGGCGTGGCGAAGCTGCAACCGCAGGCCGAAGACGTGCTGCGCAAGCTCGCCGGCATCCTCGCGCCGTTTCCCAACGCCATGCGCATCGAGGGTTACACCGACAACACGCCGATCGCGACGCCCACGTTCCCGTCCAACTGGGAACTCTCGGCGGCGCGCGCGGCCACGGTGGCGCGCCTGATCACGCTCACCGGCGTCGATCCCCATCGCGTGGGCATCATCGGCTGGGGTGAGTACCGCCCCGCTGCCGATAACGGCACCGCCGACGGGCGCAACCGCAATCGCCGGGTACTCATCGTGGTGATGAGCGACAAGGCCGCGCCCGCGCGTTTCTATAGCGATGCCGATCGCGTCGACCTGTCGGCGGCCAAGCCCGCCGCCAAGCCGGTGCCCACCGTGACGGTGCTGGCGCCGACGGCGGGTGCCGCCCGTTTCGCGCCCGTGGCGGAGAACCGCTGATGCGCGTCTGGGCCGTTTCCAACCAGAAGGGCGGGGTGGGCAAGACCACCACCACCGTCGCGCTCGGCAGCCTGCTCGCCCACGAGGGCCGGCGCACCCTGTTGATCGACATGGATCCGCATGCCTCGCTCTCGGGCTACATCGGCGTAGAGGTCGGTGCGCACGGCAGCGTGTACGACCTTTTCGGCGTGGGCGGCAATCCCTTGCCCGTGCGCACGCTCGTGCACGCCACGCCATGGGATCACCTCAGCGTGCTTCCCGCCTCGGCGGCGATGATCACGCTCGATCGCCAGTTGGGTACGCGGGCCGGCATGGGCCTCGTGCTGACGCAGGCGCTGGCCGAACTCGCTCCCGATTTCGACCACGTGCTGCTCGACTGCCCGCCGACGCTCGGCGTGCTGATGGTCAACGCCCTGGCCGCGAGCGATCGCCTGCTCGTGCCCACGCAGACCGAGGCGCTGGCGCTGGCCGGCCTGGAGCGCATGTTGCGCAGCCTGTCGATGATCGAACGCTCGCGCGGCAAACCGTTGCCGCGCACCATCGTGCCGACGCTTTACGACGCGCGCACGCATGCGTCGCGGGCCTGCCTGGCACAACTGCGCGAGCAATACGGCGACAGCGTGAGCCAGGCCGTCATTCCCACCGATACGCAGGTTCGCGAAGCCAGCGCGGCCGGCGTGCCGCTGGCCTCGTGGCCCGCCGCGCGCCGCGGCGGTCTCGCCTACCGCCAGTTGCTCGACGAGCTGCTGGCCCTGCCCGTGCCGTCCGTGACGGACGCGGCCGCGTGAGCCGCACCATGCAGGATGTCGAGCAGATCGTCTCCGACTACCTCGCCGAGCTGCTGACGCCCGCACCGGCGGCGGCGCCGGCGGCGGAGGTCAAGGTGGTGTCCATCGAGACCTGGCGCGATGCCGATGCCGCCGGGCGCGGCGCCGATCCGCGTTACCTGCTGTGCAGCGCGGCCGGCGTGAAGCTCGCCGTGCCGATGGCCGACGTCACGCACATGCTGCCGATGCCGCCGCTGACGCCGCCGAACACCACCAACCCGATCTGCATGGGGCGCTGGCGCCATCCCAGCGGCGAGGCGCGCGTCGCCGACCTGGGCGCGATCCTCTCGCCCGACATGGCCGGCGCGTCCACGTCCACGCTGGTGATCCTGGGCAATCGTGCCTGGGCGCTCGGCTGCGTGGTCGACGACGAACCGGTGGAATTGATGACCGACGCCATCCAGTGGCGCCATGGCGCCACCTCGCGCCCGTGGCTGGCGGGCATGTCGAAAGAACCCAAGTGCGGCGTGGTCGAGACCGCGGCGCTGATCAGATGGCTGGAACAGGAGCTGGGCCCATGAGCGAGTGGCTGGGTTTTTCCCTCGAGGGGCAGCGTTACGCCGTGGCGCTGTCGAGCGTGCGCGAAGTGATCCGCCCCGGCGACATCACGCCCGTGCCGGGTGCGCCCGACGACGTGCTCGGCATCGTCAACCTGCGTGGCCAGATCGTGCCGGTGCTCGACGGGCGTCGCCGTTTCGGTCTCCACGGAGCGGTGGACGCGTCGCAGGAAGACGCCCAGCGCGTGATCGTGTTCGATGACGCGGGCAGCGTGGTGGGCATGCGTATCGACCTCATCGGCGACATGCTCCAGCTCGCCGCCGACGATATCGCTCCGCCGCCGCCCGGTCGCGCCGAGCGGCGCGACGATCCGGTGAGCGGGGTGGTGACGCGGGACGAGGGGTTCATCGCGCTGGTGGATGTGCAGCGGCTTTGCCGGGCGTGATCGCTCCGTAGTATTCGCCGATACGATCGGCTCCCACCCCTTCGGTAGCAAGCGTGTCGCGAGCCTGCTCGCTACGGTCAGTTCCCTTCGGCGACACGCTTGTCGCGAGCCTGCTACCGAAGGGGTGGGAGCCGATCGCATCGGCGAATCGGGCTTGCGGTATCCTCCCACGCATGAACCCCATCCTCGGTTACGTGCTGATCGCCCTGGCCGTCCTCAACCTGGTCGGCCTGCTGTTCCTTTTCCGCCGCCTGGCCAAGCCGGCGAAGATCGAACCCGTCGCACCACCCGCACCGGCCCCCGACCCCGAGCCCGCCATCCAGCCCGACCAGCTCGCGGGGATGCTTCGCCGCCTGGAAAACCGGCTGGGCGACATCGAAGACCAGGTGCGTCGCACGCCGTCGGTCAACGTCACGGCCGAAAGCGGCACCACCTCCGACCGCACGCTGGCACTGGCCCAGCGCCTCGCCCGCCAGGGCGCCTCGGTGCAGGACATCGCCGATACCTGCGGCATCTCGTATACCGAGGCGGAGTTGCTGCATCGGTTGCACGCCGGGCGGTGAGCGTAGGGCGGGCGTCGCTCGCCTTGGCGCAAGACGCTGGGTTCCTGCCTGCGCAGGAACGACGATCTACACGATTGAACGTCGCCTGCCTAACACCTCACGTCGTTCCTGCGCAGGCAGGAACCCAGCGTCTTACGTGCAGGCAAACGACTACCTCTCCAACCGGTAATTCAAGCTCGCCCGCGAAAACTCCGTCGCGTTCTGCGCTTCGAAGTTCCAGCGGTGGCTCAGGATATAGCGCAGCGTGATGACCTGCCCCGGGTCGAACAGCCCCACGCCGTAGCTCAGGTACAACCGCGGCGAAAGATACTTGCCCACGGTAAATGCCGACGTGCCGCCGAGCGCATCGTTGTTGCTCACGCCGATGTCGTCCACGCCGATCTTCGAGCCCACGCTCTTGGCGAGCAGGTCACCCGCCGCCGAGCCCAGCGCCTGCGCGGCGGCACCGACCATGTTGCCTTCGCCGCCCTTCACCTGCGACAGCGGCTTGCCGGTGACGAGGTAGGAAAGGGCGTCGGACTGTTCCATCACCGGGTTCGAGAACACCGTGAGCACCGGGCGGCGCGCCGTGCCCGAGACGTAAAGCCCCACCTTCTGTCCGTCGTCGATGGTGGCGTTGGGATTGAGCGTGCGTGACGCGCGGATGTTGAGACCAGGGTTGTCGATGGGCGTCGAAGCGAACAGCAGTTGGCCCTGCTCGATGCGCAGGTCCTGCCCATACGCCTTGTAGGTGCCGTCGACGCCGATCTGCCCCTGGCCCGTCGTCGCGCGGCCCGGCCGCTCGCGCACGTCGAGCTGGCCGGTGATGCGGCCGTCGATGCCGAAGCCGACCAGGTGCACTTTCTGCCCCAGGTCGACGCGGATGTCCGCCGTGATCGGCGCGGATTCGGCGGCGGCCTCCTGCTGCTTCTCGTCCACCACCACCACGTCGGGCGAGGCCTTGGTCGCTCCCGCACCGGGCAGTTTCTCGACGTTGACGTCGGCGAGGTCGACCGCGAGCTTGCCGGTGACGTTCATGCCCTTGGCGTCCTGCACGATCTGGATGTCGGGCGAGACGATGGCCTTGGCCGCGGGAATGTCCACGGCGGTGAACTTCGAGCCTTCGATGCCCAGGCGCATCTGAGCGCCTTCGCCGAGCGCGACCTGGCCCTTGACGGCCAGGGTGCCTTCGCCGGAACGGACGGTGCCGTCCACCACGTAGTTCTTCGCGTCGGCGGTGGTCACGCTGACGTGGCCGTCCTTCAGCTTGAGGCCCGCGCTGGGCACTTCGGCGGCGAAGCCGTCGAGAAGGGCCTGCCCGGTGACGGCCGGCGCGGCCACGGTGCCGCCGAGGTCGAAGCTGGCATTGAGGCCACCTTTCACTTCGGCCAGTTCGGTGGTGAACAGTTCGACGAACGACAGGCTCTTCAGGTGCAGCGACACGTTGCCGCCGAGCGCCTGCTGCGCGCCGGCGATGCTTACGTTGCCGTCGACGCTGCCGCCGTCGTTGAGCGCGGCGCGCAGTACGATCCGCTGGTTGTCGGGCGTGAGTTGCGCGTTGGCGCTGAGGTTGTCGTAGACGAGCAGCGGGCGGTCGGGGCGATCGACGTAGGCGATCGAACCGTGCGTGCTGCCGATGGTGGCCTGGCCCGACAACGCGCCGGCCGCCGTGCGGCGGATGTTGCCGTCGCCTTCGACGATGCCCTCGGCGCGCATCGGCGAATTCGAGGCTTCGGCCAGTGTCATCAGCAGGGATAGCGGCACGCGGCGCACGCGGTAGGCCGCGTCGAGGTTGCCCGCGGCATCCTGCTTGCCCGACACGCAGAGCAACGGGTCGCCCGCGGTCAGGCAGAGGTCGCTCATGCTTGCGGCACCGTCTTTCCACGCGAGCTGGCTGGCGTTCTGGAGACGCCAGGGCGGCAGGCCCTGGAAGTCGATATCCAGGCGCGAGAGGGTGCCGTTCCAGGCGGCGTTCTTCATCGACCCGTTCAGGGCGAGGGTGGCGGTGAGCGGCTTACCGTGCGCGTTCACGCTGAGCTGGTGACGCGCCTGGTTGCCGTCGGCATCGATCGTCACGCGGTCGAACACCATGCCGCCGGATACGACGTTGTTGGCATGCACCGCGAGCTTGCCGCCGGGTTTGCCGATGTCGGGCACGTCGGCGTCGAGCGTGAGGGCGTCGATCTTCTGGCCGGCGTAGACGATGGCGCTGCCGTGCAGGTTGGCCTTCACCGCCAGATCCGGCCAGCGGCCCTTGGCGCCGATGTCGCCCTGCAGGCGACCGCCGGCATCGGGCAGCCAGTCGCCCAGCGAGGCGATGGCGAGTTTCAGCGTGGCGTCGTTGCTCGTATCGCCCTTGGCGTCGAGGCGGATGCTGCTGCCGCCGGAGGCGAGGTCGAGGTTGCCGTTGATCACCTCGCCGGGCTTGAGTACGAGCTTGCCGTTGCCTCGCAGCGGACGCTGGCGCAACGTGCCGTCGAGCTTGCGCAGGTCGAGCGTGCCGAGCGGACCGTCCTTGGCGAGGTGGCCTTCGGTGGACAGGTCGAGGTCGAGGGCGCCACCCCATTCGGCCAGCAATTGGCCGGGATCGAAACGCTTGCCTTTCAGGTCGAGCTTCCAGGCCATGTCCGGCTGCAGGGTGATGACGCCGTTGGCCGCGAGGTTGCCCTTGGGCTGCACGAGCTCGAGCGTGTGCAGGTCGATGGATTCGGGCTTGCCGTCGAGGTTCAGGGTGAACTTGCCGAGCTTGCCCGGCGGCCCGATGTCGACGTCGCCTTCGGCGTGATAGGCCTCGGCTCCGCCCTTGAAGGTGAGCTTGCCGGCGCTGGCGAGATCCTGTCCGGCGACATCGGCGGGTACCAGCACGTTCTTCCACGCGAGGGCGAGATCGGCCGTGACCGGCTGCGCCGCGATCTCCACGGTGCCGCTCGCGGTAAGCGAACCCTTGACCTGGGGCGAACCCACGGTGAGTTCTTCCAGGGTAAGGCGCTTGTAGGCGTGGTCGAACGAGGCCTTCATCGGCGCCAGGCGCACGCGGTAGTCGTTGAGGTCGACGTCGCCGGTGAGGTTGGCGCCATAGCGGTCGCCCGAGCCCCGCACGGCGAGGCCGAGCGATTGCAGCGTGCTTTCGCCGAGCAACGGTTTGGGATCGAAGCGGGGCGCGTCGATGGTGGCCGTCCAGGCGAAGTCGCCGCTCTGCACGAGGTTGGCGTCCACCCGCGCCACGAAGGGCAGGCGGAGCTTGACGATGGTATGGGCGTTCGCGCCGTCGCTCGTCGCTTCGATGTCACCGGCGTAATCCACGCCGCGGGCCTTCCATGCGAAAGAGGCCTTGCCGTCGCCGCTGTAGCCCTTGCCCACGGCAAGGCGGCCGGCGAGGTCGGCCTGCCCGTCGGGTGCGCGCAGCGCCAGGGTTTTCAGCTCCAGGCCCTTGCCCGTCCATGACCCGGCGAGATCGAGCGAGTTGGATTCGAACAGCGGTTGCCCGGCCTGGGTGACCTTCACGTGACCGACGTGCACCTTGTCGAGTACGAGGTCGATGGGCGGGTTCAGCGAGAAGGGCTCGGAGGGTTGGTCGGGCTCGGTCGAACTCGGCGGCAGCGCCACGTCGACGCCGTCGAGCGCGAGGTCGAACACGTGGGCGCGCTTGCGCATCAGGGCGCCGAAGGCGAAATCCAGGTGCGCCCGGGCGACGCGTACGTCCATGCCCTTGCCGTCGCGATAACGCACGTTGCCCAGGTCGAGCGGACCGGCGAGTCGGCCCTCGGCCGTTTCGACGGTGAGCGCGTTATCGGTGAAGCCCTGCGCGCGGGCGAGGGCGAAGCGCAGGCCCGAGGCCGTGCCCACGAGCCACCACACGCCGAGCGCGACGGCGAGCAGCAGCACGCCGAGCGCCACGCCGATGCGAATCAGCCATGTCATGCCGGTGCTTCTCATAGGTCGGGTCCGATGACCACGTGCAGGTGGATGCCATGTTCGTTCTTGTCGCCGACGGGCACGGCGAGGTCCGCGCGGATCATGCCCACGGGCGACAGCCAACGTATGCCCAGACCGGCACCCACGCGAGGGCTGTAATCGGTGCCGGTGAAGGCATTGCCCGCGTCGACGAAGGCGGCCATGCCCCAGTTCTTCGTGAAGTAGTGCTCCACTTCGCTGCTGCCGACCAGCAAGCCTTCGCCGCCGATCACGCGGTTGAACTGATTGCGCGGGCCGATGCTTTCGAAGTCGTAGCCACGCACCGAACGGTCGCCGCCGGCGAAGAAGCGCAACTGCGGCGGCAGGGCGCTGAAGTCGTCGGTCCAGATCTTGCCGGCGCTGCCGCGCAGGATGAGCCGGTTGCGGCCCCAGAACGACTGGATCCATTTCACGTCGCCGATCACCTGCGAGAACCGGGCGTCGGAAAGCAGGGTGCCCGCGGTGCTGCGCGCGGTGAGCGTGAGCGACCAGCCGCTGCGCACGAAGGTGGGATTGTCGCCTTTTTTCCGGCTGAGCGTGACCTCGGGATAGAGCAGGGTACTGCGACCGCGTTCGAGGCCTTCGGCGTTGTCGCCTTCGCCGCCGCGCTTGCCCACGGTGAAGGTGCCCGACAGCGCGTTCACGCCGATGGTGCGTTGCCAGCCATGCCACAGGCGGGTCTCGTTGGCGACCAGTTGCAGCGTGCGCGACTTCGACGTGACCGTGTTGGCATCGCGGAAGTTGGCGCCGAAGTTGAAGCTGCGCTGGTTGGGGCCGGGCATCGGAATCTGGTAGAGCGTGGAAAGCGTCTTCAGACGCTGCGCGAGCACCAGTTCGTTCTTCCACTTGTGTCCGCGGTCGTTGATCCAGCGTTTTTCGATGCCGCCGCGCAGGCCCGCGCCGGTGTCCGTGCCGAAGAACGGACCGCCGGTGTAGATCGTGCGCTTGGCGGGAGCCAGCTCCACGTCGATGTCGATGTGGCCTTCCTTCGCGTTGTCGGTGTCGGGAATCACGTTGACCACGGCGAAGTAGTCGGCGCCGTTGAGGGCCTGCTGGAGCTGGAGAAGCTGGCCCTGCGAGAAATAATCGCCACTCTTGAACGGCACGTAGCGATCGAGGAACCCGTCGCGGAACTGCGAGTTCTTGAAGTGGATCTGGCCGTAGCGGTAGCGCTGGCCGGCTTCCCACTTCAGTTGCACCGATGCGCTGTGTTCGGCGCGATTGACTTCCACGCGCCGGGTGACGAGTTTCGCGTCGAGGAAGCCGGTGGCGGTGAGCGCACCGCTCACGCCGTCGCGCGCGGCGTCGTACTGGCCGTCGTTCATGGGCTTGCCTTTCAGGCCATTCACGCCGCGCAGGGCGAAGCGGACGGCGGGGACCTTCGCGGCGTCGCCGTCGATGTCCACGTTCACGCTCTTCACCGTCACCGGTACGCCGGGCACCACATGCAGGGTGACGTGCCAGTCGTTGCCCACCTGCTGCATGTCGCCCGTGGCGGTGGCTTCGTAATAGCCGTAGGGCCGCAGCGCGGCCTGCACTTCGTCGGGGGCCTTTTCGTAGAGGCGGCGCACCTGTGCGGCGGTCACGTCGCGTGCGGCGTACTGGCTGAGTTCGACGCCGGAGACGATCGCTCCCTTCAGGCTGTCGTCGACGCCGTCGACGGTGAGCACGACGTTCGCGTGGGCCAGGGCCGGTAGCATGAACCACGGCAGGAACAGTCCATGGCGTCTGGTGAGGCGCATGAGCGTCCTTCCGTTCGTGATCCAAGGCCGTGCGCGCGACACGGCCGCTTGAGGGGATCGTGTCCGGACGCTCCCCAAGTGTGTGTCGGGGCTACGTTACCGCGTGTCAGGTTGGGGTGTCGATAGAGGGGTGTTGATGAAGCTGAATGGAAAGCCGATGGGATGTCGTCGCCTGTCCGGGCGCAAGGCGCTGGGTTCCTGCCTGCGCAGGAACGACGAGCGAGGGGTTTCGTCGGCGCGCGTGAAAATACCTCACGTCGTTCCTGCACAGGCAGGAACCCAGCGTCTTCACCAGGTTGCCGAAAATCAGCCCGCCTCGTCTCCCGACCGGAACGCGATCCACGCGCCGATCATCGCCGACACGTACGGGATGGACTGCGCGGCCAGGATGAACATCCACAACGTGCTCTCGACGTACTGCGTGCCGTAGTGCATGCCCATGCCGATGATCGCCAGCAACAGGGCGACCGCCATGAGCACTTCCTCACGCACCGGCGCGAACGCGGCGAAACTGCTGCCGCCCATGCGACGGCTCTTCGCGGTGACGACGAAGGCCGTCTTCTCGCGGGTGAGCCCGTGCAGGATGCCGCGCGCGATGGCGTGCGAGAGGCCCATGCTCGCCACCGAGGCCATGATCGTGTCGTACCAGCCGCACGGCACGCGGGCGCGATACAACACCACGCCGAAGATCGCCTTGGCGAAGAAGAATCCGATCACGGGGATCAGGAACAACTGCATGGGCAGGTTGAAGTAGTCCGGCGCGTAGATCATGCCGGCGGTCCACAGCAGGCCCATCATCGTGAACACGTAGTGCAGCGCGTCGGCGAACCAGGAGAACCAGCCGGTGAGGAAATGGAAGCGCTGTCCGGCGGAAAGCGGCCCCTTGCGGGTCATCCAGTGCCAGCGGCCCTTGAGGATCTGCATCGCGCCGAAGGCCCAGCGGTAGCGCTGGCTCTTGTATGCCTTGAAATCGGCGGGCGTGAGGCCCTTGCCCATCAGCTCGTCGACGTAGACCAGCTCGTAGCCGGCGTGCATGAGGCGCAGGCCGAGTTCGGCATCCTCGCAGATGGTCCATTCCGACCAGCCGCCGGTGCCCTCCAGCGCCGAGCGGCGCACCATGGTCATGGTGCCGTGCTGGATGATGGCGTTGCGCTCGTTGCGATGGTGCATGCCGATGCGGAAGAAGCCGTCATATTCCCAGGCCGTCATGCGGCGGAAACGGTTCTTCTCGAAATCGCGATGGGCCTGCGGGCATTGCACCACGGCCACCTTGGCGTCGTGGAAGTAGCCGGTGAGCGTGGAGAGCCAGTCTTCACGCACCTCGTAGTCGGCGTCGATGACCGCCACCACCTCGGCACGTTCGTCGGTGGCGGTAAGGCCGAAGTTGAGCGCACCGGCCTTGTAGCCCGGCCAGGGTTCGAGGTGGAAGAAGCGGAACTTCGGGCCCAGCTTGGCGCAATATTCCTCGACCGGCTTCCAGACGGCCGGGTCCTTGGTGTTGTTGTCCAGCACCAGCACCTCGAAGTTCTCGTAGTCGAGGCGGGCCAGCGAATCGAGGGTGACCTGCACCATCTCGGGCGGCTCGTTGTGGCAGGCCAGGTGGATGGACACGAAGGGCTGCTTCTCCACCGGATCGGGCGGCAGCATGCCGGCGTGGCGGATCCAGCTGCGTCGCCAGAGCACCTCGGTGAATTCGAAGCCGTTGATGAGCAGGATGCCCAGGATCGCCACCTGCGCCGGGAACAGCAGGATCAGCATCGCCCAGTCGAACGGGCTCAGGTAGAAATTGAAGGGCAGGGTGGCCGACCAGACGATCAGGCCGCAGGCCAGCTGGACCAGGCCCATGAAGAACAGGCGGCCGGTGAGCTTGAAGCGGCGGAAGCGGCTGCCGAACCAGACCATCGGCGCGAAGGCCAGCAGCGAGGCGGCCAGCGCCTTCCATGGCCAGCTCACGTCCTCCGTGACCGGGCCGGTGAAGGGGAACTTCAGCTGGCGGTCGGCGTTGAACATGCCCCAGTAGGCACCCGTGCGGCCCTCGCCGAGGTTTTCCTTCCACGGCTGGTCGATGGCTTCGAGGACGTAGTAGTCGTCGATGCCGTTGAGCTTGGCCTGGTTGAAGAACGTGCGAAGGAAGATCGCCTCGTTCGATACGCTGGGATAGGCGTACTTGAAGCGGTCGCCGTTGGAAGGCCAGCCGATTTCGCCGATGGCGATGTGCTTGCCGGGGAAACGTGCGCGCAGGGCCTTGTAGCTCTCGATCGAATCGGCGACGCCGGCGCGCGCCTCGATACCGTTCCAGTAGGGGAACAGGTGGACGGTGATGAAGTCGACGTGGTCGACCAGTTCCGGATTCTGCAGCCAGATGTGGAACGGCTCGGCGATGGATACCGGCTGCCGCACGGCCGCGCGCACGCGGTCGAGGTAGGCCATCATCTGCTCGGGCTTGAGGTCGTTGCGGAACAGGGTCTCGTTGCCGACGATGAGGCGGCTGACGGTCTTGGGGTAGCGGTGGGCCTGCGCGATCAGCGCCTCGATCTCGCGCTCGTTGTTTTCCAGGCGCGTGTCGATGTTGGCGCCAGCCATGACGTCGAGGCCTTCCTTGTCGGCCAGCCGGATCGTCTGCGGGTTTTCCAGCACCGAATAGGTGCGGATGCGTGGCGAGTATTTCTTCACCAGGCGCAGGTCGGCGTCGATTTCCGAGTCGGTGGAGACGTCGCCCTTGATCGGGTTCTGGTAGCGCTGGTAGGCGGTGAAGGCGAAGCCGGGGATCGGCGCCTTCCAGTCTTCCGGGCCGTTGGGCAGGTTGGCGACGAACCACAGGCCGACGTTCAGCGCGGCGACGACGATCGCGAGGATCAGCGCGGCGAGGATCGGGTGGCTTTTTTCGGTCGTGGTAACAGCGCTCAAAACAATCCCCGGACCGGTCGGCCCCCGCATGGCGTCAATGAGGTAACCGGGGGAGCTTAACGAACGGTGAGGGATGGCTCAACGGCGAGATGGCCCGTCGGTCAGGCTGAACTCAGTTGAGACCGGGTCATTCGCCCCCGAAGACGGTGGGAGCGGACCCTGTCCGCGAACCCTCGGGC
This window of the Luteibacter aegosomatis genome carries:
- a CDS encoding chemotaxis protein CheA, with amino-acid sequence MSVELDNELLNVFLIEARELLESLGEQLVDLEASPGDVELLNAVFRAFHTVKGGAGFLGLHPMVELCHRAEDLLNEARGGAIVLNAGFMDALLESLDLLNDMMRAADGGVSIEPAPRSLLDRLLIPGRAATAPPAALAVPVTASVPAAAPSRPHDPIEDEFEAMLDAARAERVPAPTGTISDDEFEALLDSLYGTGAPGAESVEPVPAPSVAAPAADPNAISDDEFEALLDSLHGTAAPGSSALDVPLPPAPIPAPAPASVVADAPAPAKAAEKRQASTADTTVRVDTHRLDNLVDAAGELVLVRNRLSNLAPRGTADPMERAIGELERVAEDLQNAVLRMRMQPVGKLFSRFPRIVRDLARQLGKEIELVTEGEETDIDRTVVEALADPLVHLLRNAVDHGIEMPDARQREGKPRQGTVRLAAGQYGDRIVITVTDDGKGMDPEVLRRKAVEKGLMDAEQAARLDERECYEIVFRPGFSTASQVSDISGRGVGMDVVKTKIVELGGTLSIDSRVGHGSTVRLSVPLTLAILRVLMVRVGNRLLSLPMSNVAEVFELSEGQIQRLDGRVVANHRQRALPLADLGRWAGVQGQGGHVVVVQIGHQTLGCLVDEVLGREDVMAKPLGPFLKDVPGVAGATITGDGRISLVLDLAGLADDGGQVLPTLRMAV
- a CDS encoding flagellar motor protein is translated as MDIVSLVGTILAFVVIIVGTILKGSSLDALWNPAAFVIVFLGTFAALLVQTPGPVLKRALGMLPWVYNPPDIESENLVSRIVGWSEISRRTGLLGLEPAIERETDPFIRKGLQLLVDGTEPDAMRSVLEVEVYAREHTDIEAAKVFENAGTYSPTMGIIGAVMGLMSVMQNLADPSKLGHGIAAAFVATIYGIGLANLLALPMASRLKGLARKRSQMREILVEGLVSIAQGDNPRHIESKLQGFLS
- the motD gene encoding flagellar motor protein MotD — translated: MKRRHHEEHVNHERWAIPYGDLITLLLALFVVMYAVSAVNETKFRVMAQSINEAFNGTGKVIEPINEATPATQVPLPNQSRSPTASPIAKIDVPIPPRNLPLPGHEGAAAEHQDGKQRHATTAADDANVAVGKTEQNSLSQISDEVQRAMKPLIDKSLVSVRQTPDWLEIEVRTDILFPVGVAKLQPQAEDVLRKLAGILAPFPNAMRIEGYTDNTPIATPTFPSNWELSAARAATVARLITLTGVDPHRVGIIGWGEYRPAADNGTADGRNRNRRVLIVVMSDKAAPARFYSDADRVDLSAAKPAAKPVPTVTVLAPTAGAARFAPVAENR
- a CDS encoding ParA family protein, whose translation is MRVWAVSNQKGGVGKTTTTVALGSLLAHEGRRTLLIDMDPHASLSGYIGVEVGAHGSVYDLFGVGGNPLPVRTLVHATPWDHLSVLPASAAMITLDRQLGTRAGMGLVLTQALAELAPDFDHVLLDCPPTLGVLMVNALAASDRLLVPTQTEALALAGLERMLRSLSMIERSRGKPLPRTIVPTLYDARTHASRACLAQLREQYGDSVSQAVIPTDTQVREASAAGVPLASWPAARRGGLAYRQLLDELLALPVPSVTDAAA
- a CDS encoding chemotaxis protein CheW; its protein translation is MSRTMQDVEQIVSDYLAELLTPAPAAAPAAEVKVVSIETWRDADAAGRGADPRYLLCSAAGVKLAVPMADVTHMLPMPPLTPPNTTNPICMGRWRHPSGEARVADLGAILSPDMAGASTSTLVILGNRAWALGCVVDDEPVELMTDAIQWRHGATSRPWLAGMSKEPKCGVVETAALIRWLEQELGP
- a CDS encoding chemotaxis protein CheW, with protein sequence MSEWLGFSLEGQRYAVALSSVREVIRPGDITPVPGAPDDVLGIVNLRGQIVPVLDGRRRFGLHGAVDASQEDAQRVIVFDDAGSVVGMRIDLIGDMLQLAADDIAPPPPGRAERRDDPVSGVVTRDEGFIALVDVQRLCRA